A region of uncultured Desulfobacter sp. DNA encodes the following proteins:
- a CDS encoding U32 family peptidase, with protein MHSLELLAPAKNMESGKAAVDHGADAVYIGPERFGARAAAGNSVADIERLCTYAHRYFARVYAAFNTLLFDHELEPARHLIEQLYHAGVDALIIQDMGLLEMDLPPLPLFASTQTDNRTPEKVKFLERSGFSRVILARELSLSDMKQIRDATCVDLEAFVHGALCVCYSGQCYMSATIGGRSANRGACGQPCRLAWNLEDKNGSVLCENRHLLSLKDMNRSDYLADLARAGITSFKIEGRLKDLDYVKNITAFYRQKLDALITSGSSYTRASSGRTTFFFTPDPNKTFNRGYTDYFLSASPDPIDAFDTPKSVGEPVGKVKQVKNQALVLDRPHDLRAGDGICFPQAPGRLKGFYVNRVDENARVFPSGKTPVHKKDLPCGTMVFRNHDLGFERLMAGMTAQRKISLDMKFCEHPEGFELLGVDEDNIQARALIRVPGDTARNPDTARTAIEKQLSKLGNTCFELNRLEILSKPVFLPAADLNRLRRDLIECLEKNRLKAYVRPSVESRPVPVPFYRTGLDFRANAANYPAVQFYKKRGVKSIDPAFECTPPGPGTVVMTTKHCIRRSLGWCPGQAGKNQDTSPARPPLGPLFLTHGKHRFQVIFDCRNCEMQILA; from the coding sequence ATGCACAGCCTGGAACTTCTGGCACCGGCAAAAAATATGGAATCGGGCAAAGCCGCTGTAGATCACGGTGCAGATGCCGTGTATATCGGTCCCGAACGGTTTGGGGCAAGGGCTGCCGCCGGTAACAGTGTGGCGGACATCGAAAGGTTGTGCACCTATGCCCACCGCTATTTTGCCCGGGTGTATGCCGCCTTTAACACCCTGCTTTTCGACCATGAACTTGAGCCTGCAAGGCATTTGATTGAGCAGCTTTACCATGCTGGCGTTGATGCCCTGATCATCCAGGATATGGGTCTGTTGGAGATGGATCTGCCCCCCCTGCCCTTATTTGCCAGCACCCAGACCGACAACCGGACGCCTGAAAAGGTAAAATTTCTTGAACGGTCAGGATTTTCCAGGGTTATTCTTGCCCGGGAACTGTCTTTATCCGACATGAAACAGATCCGGGACGCCACGTGTGTGGATCTTGAAGCCTTTGTCCACGGGGCATTGTGCGTGTGCTATTCAGGGCAATGTTACATGAGTGCAACCATTGGCGGCCGAAGTGCAAACCGCGGCGCCTGCGGCCAGCCCTGCAGGCTTGCCTGGAACCTTGAAGACAAAAACGGCTCTGTTCTTTGTGAAAACAGGCATCTGCTCTCTTTAAAGGACATGAACCGCTCTGATTATCTGGCGGACCTGGCCCGGGCCGGAATAACCTCTTTTAAGATCGAGGGACGGCTCAAAGATTTGGATTATGTGAAAAATATTACGGCATTTTACCGCCAGAAACTTGATGCCCTGATAACCTCGGGATCGTCCTATACCAGAGCCTCCTCGGGCCGAACAACCTTTTTTTTCACGCCTGATCCGAACAAAACATTTAACCGGGGATATACCGATTATTTTCTTTCGGCTTCACCCGACCCCATTGACGCCTTTGACACGCCAAAATCAGTGGGAGAGCCGGTGGGAAAGGTTAAGCAGGTTAAAAACCAGGCCCTGGTGCTGGACCGGCCCCATGATCTGCGGGCCGGGGACGGGATCTGCTTTCCCCAAGCTCCGGGCAGACTCAAAGGGTTTTACGTGAACCGGGTGGATGAAAACGCACGTGTCTTCCCGTCCGGAAAAACACCTGTGCACAAAAAAGATCTGCCTTGCGGCACCATGGTTTTCAGAAACCATGACCTTGGCTTTGAACGCCTGATGGCAGGTATGACAGCCCAGAGAAAAATATCCCTGGATATGAAGTTTTGTGAACACCCCGAAGGATTTGAACTTTTGGGTGTGGATGAGGACAATATCCAGGCCCGGGCCCTTATTCGCGTCCCGGGGGATACTGCCCGCAATCCGGACACGGCCAGGACCGCCATTGAAAAGCAGTTGAGCAAGCTGGGCAACACCTGTTTTGAACTCAACCGCCTTGAAATTCTTTCAAAGCCGGTGTTCCTGCCGGCCGCTGACCTGAACCGTCTGCGCCGGGATCTTATAGAATGTTTGGAAAAGAACCGGTTAAAAGCTTATGTTAGACCCTCTGTTGAATCAAGGCCGGTCCCGGTTCCGTTTTACCGGACCGGCCTTGATTTCCGGGCCAATGCGGCCAACTATCCGGCGGTTCAGTTTTATAAAAAAAGGGGCGTAAAATCCATTGATCCTGCCTTTGAATGTACCCCGCCAGGGCCGGGGACCGTTGTCATGACCACAAAACACTGCATCCGCCGCAGCCTTGGCTGGTGTCCAGGACAGGCAGGGAAGAACCAAGACACGTCCCCTGCCCGCCCCCCTTTGGGGCCGTTGTTCCTGACCCACGGCAAACACCGATTCCAGGTGATTTTTGACTGCCGAAACTGTGAAATGCAGATCCTGGCGTAA